The Pseudarthrobacter sp. NS4 genome includes a window with the following:
- a CDS encoding SRPBCC family protein — protein MAFAEHEVLIRRDAMAVYLYLLDATNLPHWRDGVRSVKLLHGPAGTRGAVYRKMVAGRSGLSIPAELEITQARPGAEIEFQVISGPANCTGGYYLSTESSGTRVRYALEAQPERSFGFLDRFGLLNGMAQRTVRSEVAQLERLRDVLDLQPAA, from the coding sequence ATGGCATTCGCGGAGCACGAGGTCCTCATCCGGCGTGATGCCATGGCTGTGTACCTGTACCTGCTCGACGCAACCAACCTTCCGCACTGGCGCGACGGCGTCCGCAGCGTCAAGCTGCTTCACGGCCCGGCCGGAACCAGGGGCGCCGTCTACCGCAAAATGGTGGCAGGGCGGTCGGGGCTGAGCATTCCGGCCGAACTCGAAATAACGCAGGCCAGGCCCGGCGCGGAAATTGAGTTCCAGGTCATTTCCGGCCCTGCAAACTGTACCGGGGGATATTACCTGAGCACGGAAAGCTCCGGAACCCGGGTCCGCTACGCGCTTGAAGCCCAGCCGGAGCGTTCGTTCGGATTCCTGGACAGGTTCGGCCTGCTGAACGGGATGGCTCAGCGGACCGTCCGCTCAGAGGTGGCCCAGCTGGAACGCCTGAGGGACGTGTTGGACCTCCAGCCGGCCGCCTAG
- a CDS encoding CAP domain-containing protein — MAPSFVGVLCTLLLVSSSAGTLSAPKPASQSASASGPLSVSLGPAMYDAGTSTAGEGPAASRLTPAVEPDIRPASPAGIAPATGSVSEAGTAQASTEAPGPAPAPAASEEPATEVPWIPPLWAPDEELASPSAPRLATPESSTAAPAPEALVPDSNAAAILTVFNRINEYRASKGLKPVKYHPTVAGLAQEWSNSIASREVIEHRASFWTDPRALNPNNGAGEVIAIRTDRDAALLVEWWKGSPGHNAMLLDPRFNVMGAGISYTDRTYRIWGVVNFFGYTTLPAGTVDSPGGAASGGDAALPAPPPSMCDAPAKHMPPTLDLTAAAIRGPGDLVTVDSAGQLLNRPSLGARSYAPAKVIGSGFGGAKEVFVTDWDRDGAYDLLTQWTNGNLTLHRGMAAGGFQAPVTLGAGGWQSMTLAVGGWCANNRMPQLLALDTAGNLYLYPNKGSGDLSVRALVSTGVPANRLSMVDYDADGFQDILALRSDGAVQLHRGWGTTALRAEARPIIATGWQDVTGLRTLRDVTGLNSTGLALRRASDAVQYWDLTGGSLAAPSSIAGPWSGQRLAQ, encoded by the coding sequence GTGGCGCCATCTTTTGTTGGCGTGCTCTGCACCTTGCTGCTGGTCTCCTCATCAGCGGGGACTCTGTCCGCGCCGAAGCCGGCCAGCCAGTCAGCAAGCGCTTCGGGTCCGCTGAGCGTCTCGCTCGGGCCCGCAATGTACGACGCCGGGACCTCCACCGCCGGGGAGGGTCCAGCCGCGTCACGGCTCACCCCTGCCGTGGAACCGGATATCCGGCCCGCGTCCCCGGCAGGCATTGCCCCCGCCACGGGGAGTGTTTCGGAAGCCGGCACCGCGCAGGCATCCACCGAAGCACCCGGACCTGCCCCAGCCCCTGCTGCCAGTGAGGAACCAGCCACGGAGGTCCCCTGGATCCCGCCGCTGTGGGCGCCGGACGAGGAACTGGCCTCGCCTTCGGCCCCTCGCCTGGCAACTCCGGAATCTTCCACCGCCGCGCCTGCCCCGGAGGCCCTGGTCCCGGACAGCAATGCGGCAGCCATCCTCACGGTATTCAACAGAATTAACGAGTACCGGGCGTCCAAGGGCCTGAAACCGGTGAAGTACCACCCAACCGTGGCCGGGCTGGCGCAGGAATGGTCCAACAGCATCGCCTCCCGGGAAGTCATTGAGCACCGGGCCAGTTTCTGGACCGACCCACGTGCCCTCAACCCGAACAACGGGGCGGGTGAAGTCATTGCCATCCGCACAGACCGCGACGCCGCACTCCTGGTCGAGTGGTGGAAAGGCTCCCCCGGCCACAACGCCATGCTGCTCGACCCCCGCTTCAACGTTATGGGCGCGGGGATCTCATACACGGACCGGACGTACAGGATCTGGGGTGTCGTTAACTTCTTCGGCTACACCACGCTTCCCGCAGGCACTGTTGATTCGCCGGGCGGCGCCGCCTCTGGCGGCGATGCCGCCTTGCCGGCGCCCCCGCCCAGCATGTGCGACGCCCCGGCCAAGCACATGCCGCCCACGCTGGACCTGACTGCAGCAGCGATCCGCGGCCCCGGAGACCTTGTCACGGTGGATTCCGCCGGCCAACTCCTCAACCGGCCATCCCTGGGTGCGCGCTCCTATGCTCCAGCCAAGGTGATCGGCTCCGGCTTCGGCGGCGCCAAGGAAGTTTTCGTGACCGACTGGGACCGCGACGGCGCCTACGACCTGCTGACCCAATGGACCAACGGGAACCTCACCCTGCACCGGGGCATGGCCGCCGGGGGGTTCCAGGCTCCCGTCACGCTGGGCGCGGGGGGATGGCAGTCTATGACGTTGGCAGTAGGCGGCTGGTGCGCCAACAACCGGATGCCCCAGCTCCTTGCGCTGGACACCGCCGGGAACCTTTATCTGTATCCGAACAAGGGCTCCGGTGATCTATCCGTCCGGGCACTGGTCTCCACCGGAGTCCCGGCCAACCGGCTCTCCATGGTGGACTACGATGCCGACGGCTTCCAGGACATCCTTGCCCTGCGGTCCGATGGCGCCGTGCAGCTGCACCGCGGCTGGGGAACCACCGCGCTGAGGGCGGAGGCGAGGCCGATAATCGCCACCGGCTGGCAGGACGTCACGGGTCTTAGGACCCTGCGGGACGTTACGGGGCTGAACTCGACCGGGCTGGCACTCCGACGCGCGTCGGACGCAGTGCAGTACTGGGACCTGACCGGCGGAAGCCTGGCGGCGCCGTCGAGCATTGCAGGTCCCTGGTCCGGCCAGCGGCTGGCGCAGTAG